Within Bradymonas sediminis, the genomic segment CGCTGGGCGCGGCGCTCGGCGGCGGCATCGCCGAGCGCATGCTCGAGAAGATGTTCGACTACCGCCACAAGGTGACCGCCGAGGCGCTCGACGGGCGCTAAACCTCACTTCGCCTCGTCGGCGCCGAGGTCCGGCGCGGCGCCTTTATCATGCGTCTCCCCGTCGATATCCAGGCCAGCTTCGCTCACCGAAACCCCCTTATCAATCGCCTCGTTTGCCCCGTCGGCCAGGTGGAAATCAAGGTTCGAGGCGTCGACGAAATAGCTCGCGTCGATGCCTTCTTTATTATTCTCGACCCGCCCCGACGCCCCGCCGCGCACGGTGATGCGCCGGGTGAGGTTATTGCGGATGTCGACGTCGGTGTTGGCGAAGCGGTAGTCGATGGAGCTGAAGAACCCGGTCGCCGCGTCGGTCGAGAAGACGGTGTTATGGTAGACCTTGGCGCCCCGGGCCTGGGCCAGCTCGATGCCGGTGTCATACCAGGGGATGTCGGCGTAGATCACGTTATTTCGGATGACGCCGTCATAGTGTCCGATATGTCCGACCCCCGGATAGGGGTCGTCGGCGTAGGCGCGGCCCTGGCCATTTTCGACCAGGCCGAAGCCGATGCCGCGGGCGCAATTGACGATGAGGTTGTTTTCGACGAGCGTGTCGCGCGGGCCCTTCCAGAAGTGAATTGCGTGCTCCGCGAGTCCTTCGCCGGCGCAATAGATCCCGTGAAACTCGTTATGGCGCACCACCCATCCGCGGGCGGAGTGCACGTCTATGCCGCCGGTATAGCAGCCGCCCGGGTTGCGCTCGACGTTGGGGCGCCCGGCGTCGGTCATCTCGAAATACGAGCATTCGACGCGCCCGTAATCGACCCAGGCATCGCGCGCCGAGTTCGAATTGACCTTCACAAATTGCTCGCCAGCGTCGATAAGGCGCAGGCCGTAGAGCACGGTTCCCGTGACGTCGACCCCCGCGCTGCCGGGGGTGACGTGGACCGGATGATCGACCGCGCGGGTGATCGTGATATGGGCGAGCGTGACGTCTGAGGCGGTGATAAAGGCGACTTCGTTGACGCTATAATTGGCGTCGATGATGACAGCGCTCGCGTCGTCGGAGGCCGAGCGAAGGGTGACGCCGGGGGTGCGAAATTGCAGCGGCGCCCCGAGCATATAGGTGCCGTCTTCCAGCAAGATGGTCGTGCCAGAGGCGGCGTCGCGCACGATCTGCGGCAGCTCGCCGACCTGGGCGGGGCTCACGCGCACCTCGGTTCCGGCGCTCGCCGGCAGCGGGGCGCAGCCGGTCGGGTCGACGGGCTCACTCGTGTCTGCGTCCGGCGTCGCGTCGCTTTCGGCGTCGGTTGATATTTCGGCGTCCGAGCCCGCGTCGGGCGACGCGGTGTCTTCGTCGGCGGCGGTGTCCAGGGTAGAGGCGTCCTGATTTGAGGCGTCGACGCTGGACGCATCCCCCGTGTTATCGCTAGGACTGCCGGAGTCATCCGAGCAGCCGGCGAAGATGGCGAGGGCGACGAGAAGGATGCTGAGTTTTTTCATGGATCGATCACTCGAAGACACGTAAAGAATGAAGATGGCGCGTAGCATTTTGGAATAACGTCGCGCACTATCGCATATCGGCGCGCCGGCTAAAAGTCTTTGGGCCGCCTAAGCCCTGAGTTGCGAACTGACGCACCCTCATATTGAGCAAATTATTCTATGGACATCGCCAATATCTCGACCCACGGACTGCCTCGCATCATCGTGCTCGGCGGGCCCACCGCTGTGGGGAAGACGCGCTTTTCGCTCGCCCTGGCCGAGGCCTTCGGCGCCGAGATCGTCAATTACGATAGCGTCCAATTATACCGCCACCTCGACATCGGCACCGCCAAGCCGAGCGCCGAGGAGCGCGCGCGGGTGCCGCATCATCTCTTCGACGTGCTCGACCCGGATCAGGAGAGCAACGTCGCCGATTATATGGCGATGGCGCACGCGACCATCGCCGAGATCGTGGGGCGCGGAAAAGTTCCCCTATTGGTCGGCGGCACCGGGATGTACGCGCGCATTCTGGTCCATGGGATCTTCGAGGCGCCGCCGGCCGACCCCGAGATTCGCGCGCGCCACCGCGAACTCGTCGACGCCCACGGCGAGGCGCATTTGCACGCGATGCTCGCCGAGGTGGACCCGGAGCTTGCCCAGAAATTCCACGAGAACGATGTCCTCCGGGTGAGCCGGGGGCTTGAGATCTACGAGCAAACCGGTAAGGCGCTCAGCGTACATCAGCGTGAGCATCGCTTCCGCGAGCCGAATTACGACGCCCTGAAAATAGGGCTTCTTCGCCCGCGCGAAGAGCTCTATGATCGCATCAACCAACGCGTCGATCAGATGATGGCGCAGGGGCTCCTTGACGAGTATAAGGAGCTGATCTCGCGTGGCTACGATCGGCGGTTGAAACCCTTGCAGTCTCTGGGGTATCGCCAGATGCAACAACATCTCTTCGAAGATGTGCCGCTCGATGAGGCGGTTGAAGATATGAAGGTATCGACGCGCCGCTACGCCAAGCAGCAGATCAGCTGGTTCCGCAAGGAGCCGCGACTTCATTGGGCGCTCGCTCCTATCCTGGAGCAGGGGGCCCAGCAGGATGAGTGGCGGTTGCCCGCGACGGTGCGCGACGACATCGAGGCATTCATCG encodes:
- the miaA gene encoding tRNA (adenosine(37)-N6)-dimethylallyltransferase MiaA, with amino-acid sequence MDIANISTHGLPRIIVLGGPTAVGKTRFSLALAEAFGAEIVNYDSVQLYRHLDIGTAKPSAEERARVPHHLFDVLDPDQESNVADYMAMAHATIAEIVGRGKVPLLVGGTGMYARILVHGIFEAPPADPEIRARHRELVDAHGEAHLHAMLAEVDPELAQKFHENDVLRVSRGLEIYEQTGKALSVHQREHRFREPNYDALKIGLLRPREELYDRINQRVDQMMAQGLLDEYKELISRGYDRRLKPLQSLGYRQMQQHLFEDVPLDEAVEDMKVSTRRYAKQQISWFRKEPRLHWALAPILEQGAQQDEWRLPATVRDDIEAFIAGAPTDQLDLSWAQLDSHNVER